One window from the genome of Rhinolophus ferrumequinum isolate MPI-CBG mRhiFer1 chromosome 10, mRhiFer1_v1.p, whole genome shotgun sequence encodes:
- the LOC117028925 gene encoding taste receptor type 2 member 46-like gives MVSLLQSILSILVVAEFVLGNFANIFIALVNCIDWVKRQKISLAHQILTALAVSRIGLLWIIVINWYAIVFNPAFYSLEVRIVVYMVWTISNHFSLWLATSLSIFYLLKIANFSSFLFLQLKWKVKRVILMILLGTLVFLVFHLAVVTVDGNILMTEYEGNITWKTKLRDIVHLSNMTMFTLANVIPFTMSLTSFVLLIFSLWKHLKKMQLSGKGSQDPSTKVHIRAMQTVISFLLLFAIYILALIISTWSFYSLQDEPTFLWGQVFSALYPSGHSFIVIWGNKKLKQDFLSLLWQVRC, from the coding sequence atGGTAAGTTTACTACAGAGCATTCTTTCCATCTTAGTAGTAGCAGAATTTGTTCTTGGAAATTTTGCCAATATCTTCATAGCACTGGTGAACTGCATTGACTGGGTCAAGAGACAAAAGATCTCCTTAGCTCATCAAATTCTCACTGCTCTGGCGGTCTCCAGGATAGGTTTGCTCTGGATAATAGTGATAAATTGGTATGCAATTGTGTTTAATCCAGCTTTTTATAGTTTAGAAGTAAGAATTGTTGTTTATATGGTCTGGACGATAAGCAACCATTTTAGCCTCTGGCTTGCTACTAGCCTCAGCATATTTTATTTGCTCAAGATAGCTAATTTCtcaagctttctttttcttcaactaAAGTGGAAAGTTAAAAGAGTAATTCTCATGATACTGTTGGGAACTTTGGTCTTCTTGGTTTTTCATCTTGCAGTGGTGACTGTAGATGGAAATATATTGATGACTGAATATGAAGGAAACATCACTTGGAAgaccaaattgagggacattgtGCACCTCTCAAATATGACTATGTTCACGCTAGCAAACGTCATACCCTTTACTATGTCCCTGACATCTTTTGTGCTGTTAATCTTCTCCCTGTGGAAACATCTCAAGAAGATGCAGCTCAGTGGCAAAGGATCCCAAGATCCTAGCACCAAGGTCCACATCAGAGCCATGCAAACTGTGAtctcctttctcttgctttttgcTATTTACATCCTGGCTTTAATCATCTCAACTTGGAGTTTTTATAGTCTGCAGGATGAACCAACCTTCCTGTGGGGCCAGGTCTTTTCAGCTCTCTATCCTTCAGGCCATTCATTTATCGTGATTTGGGGAAACAAGAAGCTGAAACAGGACTTTCTCTCACTTTTGTGGCAGGTAAGGTGCTGA